The region CATTCGGTGGGAAGGCCAGGTGACGCTGTACCTTGAGTGTCACAGGACCTGACACTGGGGGATGTGCTGCCAAGGAGACAAAGGACCTTTGAAGGAACCCCAAGATGCAATTTTACTAATGAGGGGAGAAGTCTTAGAGGAACCGACAGTAGCCACAGAGGAGTCCTAGACTCCAAACTTTGCAGATAAACCTGGGGCATTCCCAAACCCTTGCTTTAAAATCTCTGGGAATCTAAACTTTCATATATAtcaagaaggaaagggggaaatgaataaaaaaaaagccccaaacaGCTTCCATTCCACCAAGCCTTTAAACCATGTAAAAGAAATTAGGAGTGCCTGGGTTGCTGCCAAGACTTAGATCAAAGTCTGTTTGCAGAATGTTGTCAAAAGCAGCCTCATATTGCTGCAGCCGATCAAGAATCTGCACGGGGGACCCCGAGGGCTGAAGGAGCACTTCAGAAGCCCCTGAAACCATCTGTTGTTGTTCTGACATTCAGAGAagcccctgcctctccctcctgtctctccctctaccCCATGCCTTCCAGTAGATACAATTTCAGtctgcttcctctttcccatGCTGCTTTCGAAGAACGCATATTCTTTCTGCAGCCCCTAGCCTCAAATGAGAGTTTGGGTTTTAGACCCGGCATGTTTATCACAGAGATCAGGGGCCTCTGGAGGGAAAGCCCCCAATATCataggggaaggagagaaacaaattGAACTCTCAAGAACATCTACTTAGATAAATGACTTGGAAAAACGAACTCCATGGAGTCATCTACCATGCCCCAATTTTACCTTCAGTCACAGCTGTTCAGGGTAGCTAAGGGGGATTACTCCCTAGAGGGCAATTTATGAGAGAAAGAACCACCCCTCCAAAAAAAGTCTCTGATGTGGCCCTGTGCACAGACTCCCAGATTCAGCTGACTGACTTTACCATATTGCAGAAGGGTTCCTAGCAAGGCAACACCCGCTAGAAACCTCCTTCCTGCTAGAAAATGACCGCCATTCCACTGGTGTGTGGCTTCCAGTATGACGATGCCCAGGAATTACCAGGgaggagcactgactgttccaGGCAGACAACTTCCAAGGACTAGTCTATATATCCAGCCTCAAAACTACCACACCGGGTGAACATTGGCGAGGTCAACCGACAAAAAGAGAAGTCCCTGTTTTCAAACTGGATGTGACTGACCAGGCTCGAACTTTAAAGACTGATTTAGTGATGTTTGAGGATAGCAAACATTTTACAAGGGTGCGTCTGTAGGCTTGGACTCTGCCTATTTCTAAGCCAGTACTTGACCATCTCTAGTTTCACACGGAGGGTAAAATGACAAGGGGATCAGGAGAGGAAGTAAAAGATTGCCTCCCCCCCATGTGAACCTTCTCCACCTATGTATACCCCCTCCTGGGGATCTCAAGCCCCATTTTAGAAACactgagaatatttttttcttaatacatAGTCAAGTTTCCAGCTATTGGAATCCTGAAAATCAAGACCCAGGGTAAGGGAAAGAGCCCGACTCTTCTTAAGAGAAAAGGAGTCTATGGGCGTGAAGCGAATGGCTTCCTATCTAAACTTACAAACGTATTTCCTCCTAACTGTTTCTTCTGCTTGGCAGCTGGGCTTACAGCAACTCTGGGGCTGGGCTCGTGTTCCCTTCTTTTGGGGCTCGTACTGCAACACCCAGGAATGCAGGCAGCTACAGTCAAGCCCATGCTATGTGTGGCATTCTTAGCACTGCATAGAGAGTCTTGCGGCAGGACGGTTTGACTGCCACTCATGCTGGTTCCACCCCCTTCTGAAGTGGCTCCTTGAAGCCTGTATGTCATCTGGGGTCACCTCAGGGGTACAGATTACCACTTGTTTGCTCTCCATTACAGACGCTGCTTACCAAGTAAACAGCATTGAGCCAGTTAGGCCCTAATGCTTCCTAGGAcacaaagcaagcaaggaagcCGAGCACTTTGCTAGCAAGTACTCTTCCTTCACATCCTTAAAGTAAAACACACAGTGGCTTCCCCAATGACAACTTTCTCAATAGCCCCACCCACCTCCTCTACATccctacacaaaaaaaaaaaataaaaaaaagcaaaaacaaaaaacccctttGAAGACATTTGATGAAGTGCCCTCTCCTGCCAGTGGGGGGCGCTGACAGAGCCTAGCTCCCACTGAGCTTATCAGATACACAGCCTTGGCTTGCAAAGATGGCCACGACGGATGGATGAGGTAGGACGGGGGCGGCCCCTCCTTGCTTCTCACAGTAATGGACTACAGAGGTGCTAGTTACACCCCCTTCCTTTCACACGCCTTCCTGAATATGAAATCTCGGGCTCACCACCACCTTTGATTGGGGCCCTCTACCTAGGATGGGGACTACCTTCTTACGTGCCGCGCATTCATGCTGCCCCTCCCACAATCCCCACCCACAGCTCCCCTCTCCACAGTGCATTTCCCCCTAACTGGCACCATGCAGCAGGTCGAGTCCACCAGGTCCCAGTGCTAACAGTAGAGGGACATCCTGCTTCTGCGCATGGCCTCGCTGATCAGGTAGGCGGGGCTCAGCTCTGGCTCCTCGGTCATGATGGCAATGTTCTGCCACTCTCCAGTCTGGCTGGACCTCTTGATGGTGTCTACCACGCAGAGAGCATACAGGCAGTCGTCGAAGGTGGCGGCCATGGTGAGAGGCCGACCGTCCCACGTGCGGCGGTCATCCTGATCCTGGAAAGCCTGGCGCACTGCCTGCATCATCTTCATGGTGCCCCGCAGGTAGGGCGAGGGGATGTCGCTGAACGCCTTCTCGGGCAGCAGGGAGTTGCTCACGGATGTAGTGTCCTGCAACAGCAGCTCCTGCTCCGGGGCACTATTGCGCTGCCCGTAGAGGTCGGTGCCCACTGCCAAGAGCCGTCCTGCAGAGCCCACCACGGTCACATCCTGCTTGAACTCTCCAGGAACGTTGAAGTTCAGGGTAACGGTGCAGCACACTCCACCCTCCAGCACCATCTGGAAGGTACAGAAGTCGTCGCTGGTGATCTGACGGATACCCTTGATATGGTCCGTCTGCTTTACAAAGGTCTTGAGCAGCCCGTGGACTTTAACTGCCTTCTGGCCAGTGAGGAAGGTAAGCAGGTCGATGATGTAGGTGCCCACGGAGTGCAGGCCGCCACCGCCCATCAGGTCGTCGCAGCTCCAGTTGTACTTCTTGCCCAGCAGGCTCCCGCTGTGCACCTGAACCTCACACACCAGCAGCTCGCCCACATAGCCCTCCTCGATCAGCTGCTTCATGCGGACGAAGGCTGGCAGGAAGCGCAGCACGTTGCCCATGATGCTCATGAGCTTGGGGTAGTAGTGGGCTGCTGACATCATGCGGAAGGCGTCCAGCGGCGTGGCGGTGCGGTCACAAATGACATTCTTGCCTATGCCTGAGAAGAGCAAAAAAACGGTAGATCAGTATGTTGTAGAGGAGAGAGCCACCCCAGGAAAGCAGAGCCCTGTGTCCGTTTTCACACTCTTTCCTAACATATAAAAGTAATTCATCCTAtagcctagcatgtgcaaggacctgggtttgatcactggcaccacacacacaaatgcatcatACATATTTCAATGTTACTTGAATTATTCTTACCATTAAGCTATTGACATTGATCTAAAGAGTAATGCTTAATATACTATGTCGCCTGCCTGCGTTTAAAAATATACtgaatttctaaatacataaaatgcCTTATTTGATGGTTTtatgttgtggggagctgcgggctatgttccctgccgccccagctcccagccgcctggctagcttataccccaaaataacgacacacaaactgtatccttttaaacactgcttggcccattagctctagcccttactggctaattctcatatcctgatcaacccatctctaataatctgtgtagcactagtcttacctggaaagattcagcatgtctgacctggcgccTGCCCCAGCGAggggagctgccctgcatctgagctcacttcctcttcctcctagcattctattctgtttactccacccacctaaaggctggccaatcaaatgggccaaggcagtttctttattagccaatgaccttcatCAGTCTTACAAATGTGTAAAGAATAAGAAATGTTTAtttgcagctgggcggtggtggcacacacctttaatcccagcacttgggaggcagaggcaggtggatctacaagtttaaggccagcctggtctacagagaaagacctgggacagccaggactgcacagagaaaccctgccttgaaaaagaaTTCATTGCTTACAAACTGCTTTTGAAATCTTTAGTTACACAGTATCTTTTTCTGTGTAAAATATATTTCACTAAAATTATCTCATAGGTAAAAGTTATTAAGTTTATATATTACATGAAGTTTTAATAAGGTTGTGTTCTTAAAAATAGCCTTTTCTAGAGAGGAAAGAGAATACTGTATAGAACCAGGGTATGTAAGTTCAGGTCCTAGCCAGATAAGGCAAGTCCTAACGTGAGGATGTGCTTCCTTTGGAGGAGAGAAGGCTGACATCGGGGTTCACACTGTACTTCCTGCTTCGGACCCCTGGGTCTGAGATACCAGGCACGAGCCTCCAGACTCAACCAAACGAGTCTTCATGGCACTCTGAAAGCTTTGTGGCTGAATAGaatcctggggtggggtggggtggggtgggggagggacagagtttAATTTGCATTCTGTTGGAATGGTTGGATCTGGTCACTGGCAATGCTTAGTTGAATATTTTTCTCATGCCATCAAGAGCCTGGCATTCATTCCACTTTAGGGGAGGGTAGTAcctgcttcctcttccatccCCATCTGTCTCTGGATGGTCTTATTACAAGTAAGAATGGGCACCCTACTATGTCAGTAGTGGGTGTATAAATTATAGGGCATGGCAAGATGCCTCTTGGAGCCTTTTAGAGACTAAATGCTTCTGGGTCTGGAGTAGAAACAGATCAAAGGAAGAGAGAACCACAGAGACTGAGAATGTGGTTTAttct is a window of Chionomys nivalis chromosome 13, mChiNiv1.1, whole genome shotgun sequence DNA encoding:
- the Gfod1 gene encoding glucose-fructose oxidoreductase domain-containing protein 1 isoform X2 yields the protein MMSAAHYYPKLMSIMGNVLRFLPAFVRMKQLIEEGYVGELLVCEVQVHSGSLLGKKYNWSCDDLMGGGGLHSVGTYIIDLLTFLTGQKAVKVHGLLKTFVKQTDHIKGIRQITSDDFCTFQMVLEGGVCCTVTLNFNVPGEFKQDVTVVGSAGRLLAVGTDLYGQRNSAPEQELLLQDTTSVSNSLLPEKAFSDIPSPYLRGTMKMMQAVRQAFQDQDDRRTWDGRPLTMAATFDDCLYALCVVDTIKRSSQTGEWQNIAIMTEEPELSPAYLISEAMRRSRMSLYC
- the Gfod1 gene encoding glucose-fructose oxidoreductase domain-containing protein 1 isoform X1, with translation MLPGVGVFGTSLTARVIIPLLKDEGFAVKALWGRTQEEAEELAKEMSVPFYTSRIDEVLLHQDVDLVCINLPPPLTRQIAVKTLGIGKNVICDRTATPLDAFRMMSAAHYYPKLMSIMGNVLRFLPAFVRMKQLIEEGYVGELLVCEVQVHSGSLLGKKYNWSCDDLMGGGGLHSVGTYIIDLLTFLTGQKAVKVHGLLKTFVKQTDHIKGIRQITSDDFCTFQMVLEGGVCCTVTLNFNVPGEFKQDVTVVGSAGRLLAVGTDLYGQRNSAPEQELLLQDTTSVSNSLLPEKAFSDIPSPYLRGTMKMMQAVRQAFQDQDDRRTWDGRPLTMAATFDDCLYALCVVDTIKRSSQTGEWQNIAIMTEEPELSPAYLISEAMRRSRMSLYC